Proteins found in one Bremerella volcania genomic segment:
- the lepB gene encoding signal peptidase I, with protein MHKSSRPNAMPEPENPNQNNSPVRSRFTSIFRGSLRWIERGLAGFGAMVAIYWLTMDVSVVLSPSMQPTLKGTNPDNGDRVITEKVSRWYRTPRRWEVITFITDSGEKRMKRVAGLPGESIQMLRNGELLIDGQPVECPESLDLKYLRFGNLIEGKPVPCGDGYYVLGDDLKDSDDSRFNGPVPSHRIMGRAWLIVWPMSRVGWVH; from the coding sequence ATGCACAAATCGAGCAGGCCGAATGCGATGCCAGAGCCAGAGAATCCCAATCAGAATAACTCTCCGGTTCGGAGTCGTTTTACTTCGATCTTTCGCGGAAGCCTGCGTTGGATCGAGCGCGGACTGGCCGGGTTCGGGGCGATGGTCGCGATTTACTGGCTGACGATGGACGTTTCCGTCGTCTTGTCCCCATCGATGCAACCGACGCTCAAGGGAACCAATCCCGACAATGGTGATCGCGTGATCACCGAGAAAGTCAGCCGCTGGTATCGTACGCCTCGCCGCTGGGAAGTCATCACCTTTATTACCGACTCTGGTGAAAAGCGAATGAAACGCGTCGCGGGGCTGCCAGGCGAGAGCATTCAAATGCTTCGCAATGGGGAATTACTCATCGATGGCCAACCGGTGGAATGCCCGGAGTCGCTCGACCTCAAGTATTTGAGGTTTGGCAATTTAATAGAGGGCAAGCCCGTTCCGTGCGGTGATGGCTATTATGTTCTGGGGGACGACCTCAAAGATTCCGACGACAGCCGGTTCAATGGCCCGGTACCTTCCCACAGAATTATGGGCCGTGCATGGCTGATTGTATGGCCGATGTCGCGCGTGGGATGGGTCCACTAA
- a CDS encoding radical SAM protein has translation MHTSFGLTLVVNHACNLRCSYCYTGEKIRRPLSPEIGRKAIDRAIRSVCREGTLELSFFGGEPLVEAELVLDLVHYARSIADRVDVRLALSMTTNGTIESSASWSVMTLPELELAISHDGLPGVHDGQRVTVDGQPSSLRVQNTMARLFDAGKEFRVVMVVQPSTVDSLPDGMEFLNALGVRRFDPSLNLWTTWNQTDGERLKSTIRRAADFWGERLPECSVSWFDEKAARATGIPMTQTARCGFGHGEIAVTPAGNLFPCERLVGADEPSNPMRLPGNVFDGDDFLAMTSLADMCSPECAPCHLKSLCSTKICRCSNYIRTGDVNRPDGLLCLLDQACYQETIRVLESRFLSSN, from the coding sequence ATGCACACAAGCTTTGGCCTCACGCTGGTCGTGAATCATGCGTGCAATCTGCGCTGCTCGTATTGTTACACCGGCGAGAAGATCCGCCGCCCGTTGTCGCCTGAGATCGGACGCAAGGCCATCGATCGGGCGATCCGATCCGTGTGCCGCGAGGGGACGCTCGAATTGTCCTTCTTCGGCGGCGAGCCTCTTGTCGAAGCCGAGTTAGTGCTCGATCTGGTGCACTACGCTCGGTCAATTGCCGACCGCGTGGATGTCCGCTTGGCGCTCAGCATGACGACCAACGGAACCATTGAATCGTCTGCGTCATGGTCGGTCATGACATTGCCTGAACTCGAATTGGCAATTAGCCATGATGGGTTGCCAGGCGTTCATGATGGACAACGCGTTACGGTCGACGGCCAGCCCAGTTCGCTTCGAGTCCAAAACACCATGGCTCGCCTGTTCGATGCCGGAAAAGAGTTCCGCGTCGTGATGGTCGTCCAGCCATCTACCGTTGATTCCTTGCCGGATGGAATGGAGTTTCTGAACGCGCTCGGGGTCCGGCGATTCGATCCTTCACTCAATCTTTGGACCACCTGGAATCAAACCGACGGCGAGCGTTTGAAAAGCACCATCCGCCGCGCCGCGGATTTTTGGGGAGAGCGACTGCCTGAATGCAGCGTCAGTTGGTTCGACGAAAAGGCTGCCCGAGCGACAGGCATTCCCATGACACAGACGGCCCGCTGCGGTTTTGGCCACGGCGAGATCGCGGTCACCCCGGCCGGGAATCTATTTCCTTGCGAACGCCTGGTGGGTGCAGACGAGCCCAGTAATCCGATGCGTCTCCCCGGGAATGTGTTTGATGGCGATGATTTCCTTGCCATGACGTCACTTGCGGATATGTGTTCACCGGAATGCGCCCCGTGTCATCTGAAGTCACTTTGTAGTACGAAAATTTGTCGATGCAGCAACTACATCAGGACAGGCGATGTGAACCGTCCGGATGGACTACTGTGTTTGCTGGATCAAGCTTGTTACCAGGAAACGATCCGCGTCCTTGAGTCGCGATTCCTCTCTTCCAACTAA
- a CDS encoding transthyretin-like family protein, translating to MRWCVFLLLILVTASTAWAAPGDDAPESTKRPEPLKVPIPKAPIGRFGDGIVYDLDGTPVEGAEVLGYWEYKKHSGMSAYPIETWETKTDANGRFSCNPPKHLGDVTIHVLVRDGKGNYASETIHKDGDTQPIKKLVLLEEKYHQVCVIDEDGKPQAGITVFVACPLGPRLAATTDGNGRAYVLSVKLIDTLVARMPGKLAGVQVFGNRATRRSDKINVVTPIEVKRVLPREVVVRSPDGKPLSEAFVAVRAFSVTGYDPLDQSYFTATDAQGRATIDLPILTGGVIKIFKDGYYPQRVEFGKPDWVARKIPVFKEVTLPELVTLRGVVDVDPSVKLDDDESSEIMIDYLGTNPLLGEVYDKLKIEKPGSFELRLPADSQLVLNAYQQQHYSRVNLRVVRRGEEAESVKLKIQSPVTITGIVLDKNTRQPLANHRIIVSEKRCDPQVQEAYFQQHAIPNNDMPRSDYLRDEGWTSLDSDEHGKFQFNAYSGYITFRASGSDEYILVRFKPGDTPTVTLWADGEEE from the coding sequence ATGCGCTGGTGCGTCTTCTTACTGCTCATCCTTGTGACGGCCAGCACCGCTTGGGCGGCTCCTGGGGATGATGCCCCCGAGTCGACCAAGCGTCCCGAGCCACTCAAGGTCCCCATTCCCAAAGCTCCGATTGGTCGGTTTGGGGATGGCATCGTTTACGATCTGGACGGTACGCCGGTCGAAGGGGCCGAGGTACTCGGCTATTGGGAGTACAAAAAGCACTCCGGGATGTCGGCTTATCCGATCGAGACCTGGGAGACAAAGACCGATGCCAACGGGCGGTTTTCATGCAATCCGCCAAAGCACTTGGGGGACGTAACCATTCACGTCCTCGTTCGTGACGGGAAGGGTAACTACGCATCCGAGACTATTCATAAAGACGGGGATACTCAGCCGATCAAAAAACTGGTGTTGCTGGAAGAAAAGTACCACCAGGTTTGCGTCATCGATGAAGACGGCAAACCTCAGGCAGGCATCACGGTGTTTGTTGCTTGCCCCTTGGGTCCGCGATTGGCTGCGACAACGGATGGAAATGGTCGAGCTTACGTTCTCTCGGTAAAGCTCATCGATACACTGGTTGCCCGAATGCCTGGTAAGTTGGCTGGCGTCCAAGTGTTTGGTAACCGTGCAACTCGCCGTAGTGACAAGATCAATGTCGTAACTCCCATCGAAGTGAAAAGGGTTCTTCCACGGGAAGTGGTTGTGCGCAGTCCAGACGGCAAGCCTCTGTCAGAGGCCTTCGTCGCGGTCCGTGCCTTCAGCGTTACTGGCTACGATCCACTCGACCAGTCTTACTTTACAGCCACCGACGCCCAGGGGCGGGCGACGATCGACTTGCCGATCCTCACAGGCGGCGTAATTAAGATCTTCAAGGATGGCTACTACCCCCAGCGAGTCGAGTTCGGAAAACCCGACTGGGTTGCGAGAAAAATCCCAGTCTTCAAGGAGGTCACCTTGCCCGAGCTTGTCACGCTACGAGGTGTGGTGGACGTCGATCCGAGCGTGAAGCTGGACGACGACGAATCCAGCGAAATCATGATCGACTACCTAGGTACCAATCCCTTGTTAGGGGAGGTCTACGATAAGCTCAAAATAGAAAAGCCTGGTTCTTTTGAGTTGCGGCTGCCTGCCGACAGCCAGTTGGTGTTGAACGCTTACCAACAGCAACATTACTCGCGTGTGAACCTTCGCGTCGTGCGCCGCGGGGAAGAAGCGGAATCAGTCAAACTCAAGATTCAGTCGCCGGTGACGATCACTGGCATCGTGCTTGACAAGAACACTCGGCAACCGCTTGCCAATCACAGGATCATCGTCTCCGAGAAGCGCTGCGATCCGCAAGTGCAAGAGGCCTACTTCCAGCAGCACGCGATTCCCAATAACGATATGCCCAGGTCTGACTACCTGAGAGACGAGGGCTGGACCTCCCTCGACTCCGACGAACACGGCAAGTTCCAGTTCAACGCCTACTCAGGCTACATCACCTTCCGTGCAAGCGGATCGGATGAGTACATCCTGGTGAGATTCAAACCAGGTGACACGCCGACGGTAACGCTTTGGGCGGATGGTGAAGAGGAATAG